The following proteins are encoded in a genomic region of Dialister hominis:
- a CDS encoding LeuD/DmdB family oxidoreductase small subunit, which produces MKIKTYEADVVVLNEEKGFAALKKAAESGRKLWDTEKIRVVIDKKVPPNSPEESKRQQEVLALARKLDIPHAYGRGMAFHLLVEESLPEGFIAVSGDPDVYVMGAFGGKGYCLDEEGLEEVLLTGSFSIQEGGVFNVFLSTKETRYDRFFREGYRPCNYDKAYALSKKIPQGMPVCISGELQEFRKEELAVMCMAAGRASGCTAFVKENVQGSHIRIQYVPSVVIHEGKEISQKGRIPISAVFIGGAQGGFLEDIKHAADIIRGEHVSDGVRLSVAPATAEVYKKAADLGYIKDIMDAGGIFLNQCADPSYEAKAGKGEILLTNDNKDYGDEIEAAVFHVSTERAANAAVRGYIGAEFLKRKRQEEAEAPVLFEEKAEESEKPALGTKSLSADPILAFSGRVWKFGDDIDTDIIIPTQHLSYPSWDEIKKHMFELLRPELAEEVREGDVLVAGNNFGCGSSREQAAEVLSESGIRCIIAKSFARIFFRNAVNNGILPIECAALFDDVEEGDTVIVVPNEYILCKGKKYPIPKVRGDLLSLIMDGGLVKHVQKERGR; this is translated from the coding sequence ATGAAAATAAAAACATATGAGGCTGATGTAGTTGTCCTCAATGAAGAGAAAGGCTTTGCTGCGCTGAAAAAAGCGGCCGAGAGCGGAAGGAAGCTCTGGGATACTGAGAAGATCAGGGTCGTGATCGACAAGAAGGTGCCGCCGAATTCACCGGAAGAATCCAAAAGGCAGCAGGAGGTGCTTGCGCTTGCAAGGAAGCTTGATATTCCTCATGCGTACGGGAGAGGAATGGCTTTCCATCTGCTGGTGGAAGAGTCCCTCCCCGAGGGCTTTATTGCCGTATCCGGAGATCCTGACGTCTATGTGATGGGCGCCTTTGGCGGGAAGGGTTACTGCCTTGATGAGGAAGGCCTTGAAGAAGTGCTTCTTACGGGATCCTTCTCCATCCAGGAAGGCGGCGTATTCAATGTTTTTCTAAGCACAAAGGAAACGAGGTATGACCGGTTTTTCAGGGAAGGATACCGCCCCTGCAATTACGATAAGGCCTATGCGCTTTCCAAAAAGATTCCCCAAGGGATGCCCGTGTGTATTTCAGGAGAGCTTCAAGAATTCAGGAAGGAAGAGCTTGCTGTCATGTGCATGGCCGCAGGAAGAGCCTCCGGATGCACGGCTTTTGTGAAAGAAAACGTGCAGGGATCCCATATCCGGATCCAGTACGTTCCCTCTGTCGTCATCCATGAGGGAAAGGAAATCAGCCAGAAGGGACGGATCCCGATTTCCGCTGTCTTCATAGGCGGCGCGCAGGGCGGTTTTCTGGAAGATATCAAGCATGCCGCTGACATCATCCGCGGGGAGCATGTATCTGACGGTGTCCGTCTTTCCGTGGCTCCTGCCACAGCGGAGGTATACAAAAAGGCCGCTGACCTTGGATATATCAAGGACATCATGGATGCAGGCGGTATTTTCCTCAATCAGTGCGCCGATCCATCTTATGAGGCAAAGGCAGGAAAGGGCGAAATACTCCTTACGAATGACAATAAGGATTACGGGGATGAAATCGAGGCGGCCGTCTTCCATGTCAGCACGGAAAGAGCGGCCAATGCTGCCGTGAGAGGGTATATCGGAGCCGAATTCCTGAAAAGAAAGAGACAGGAAGAGGCTGAAGCACCGGTGCTTTTTGAGGAAAAGGCGGAAGAATCCGAAAAGCCTGCTTTGGGAACAAAGAGCCTGAGTGCTGATCCGATCCTCGCCTTCTCCGGCCGCGTGTGGAAGTTCGGAGACGATATTGATACGGACATCATCATCCCGACGCAGCATCTTTCCTATCCGTCCTGGGATGAAATCAAAAAGCACATGTTCGAGCTGCTCCGGCCTGAGCTTGCAGAAGAAGTCAGGGAAGGAGACGTCCTTGTCGCGGGAAACAATTTCGGATGCGGTTCTTCTAGGGAACAGGCCGCCGAGGTCCTTTCTGAAAGCGGCATCCGCTGCATCATCGCCAAGTCCTTTGCGCGCATATTTTTCCGGAATGCTGTCAATAACGGCATCCTTCCGATTGAATGCGCCGCGCTCTTTGATGATGTGGAAGAGGGCGATACGGTCATCGTCGTCCCGAATGAATACATCCTATGCAAAGGAAAAAAGTATCCGATTCCCAAAGTGAGGGGCGACCTTCTTTCGCTCATCATGGACGGCGGGCTTGTGAAGCATGTACAGAAGGAAAGGGGGAGGTAA
- a CDS encoding 3-isopropylmalate dehydratase large subunit: MMGHTLAEKIIMKNTGLADLHPGDLVTVTPDRAVVHDIYTKSLYEKLMEMGFEKAMYPERLIIFHDHLNPACLPTDPDSLSYGYKLRDKYHVGHFHASGGICHQLIPELGYGKPGEILLGTDSHTTTAGGVGCFGTGIGYTEMAYLWGTGKLWLRVPSSIKVRIEGKIPSNVYSKDIILRVLGDLRAAGGTYRSLEFTGSAVESLSVDSRLTISNMVVECGAKAGLFAADEKTAAYCKMPYESISWVKADEDAVYERELFYQAEDLVPVVACPPHVDNIRPLSEVEGVKVDQVCLGSCTNGRLEDLEEAAKILKGRHIAEDLKFIVAPASASIMEEAVKRGWIQTFVEAGALVTPPYCSFCEGRTMALMGDGEVMLGTNNRNFLGRFGSAKAKAYLASPAVAAATAVKGVITDPAHL, translated from the coding sequence ATGATGGGACATACTCTTGCTGAAAAGATCATCATGAAGAATACGGGCCTTGCCGATCTTCATCCGGGCGATCTTGTGACGGTCACGCCGGATCGGGCGGTCGTCCATGATATTTATACGAAGAGCCTTTATGAGAAGCTTATGGAAATGGGATTTGAAAAGGCCATGTATCCGGAGCGTCTCATCATTTTCCATGACCATCTGAATCCGGCCTGCCTTCCAACCGATCCGGACAGCCTTTCTTACGGGTACAAGCTGCGTGACAAGTACCATGTCGGTCATTTCCATGCTTCTGGCGGCATCTGCCATCAGCTCATCCCCGAGCTGGGCTACGGGAAGCCGGGAGAAATCCTCCTCGGCACCGACTCCCACACGACGACGGCCGGCGGTGTCGGCTGCTTCGGTACGGGCATTGGATATACGGAAATGGCATACTTATGGGGGACAGGGAAATTGTGGCTCCGCGTGCCGTCCTCGATCAAGGTACGCATTGAAGGGAAAATCCCGTCCAATGTTTATTCCAAGGACATCATTCTTCGCGTGCTGGGCGATCTCCGCGCGGCAGGAGGGACGTACCGCTCCCTTGAATTTACGGGAAGCGCCGTGGAGAGCCTTTCTGTCGACAGCCGCCTGACGATATCCAACATGGTCGTCGAATGCGGCGCCAAGGCAGGCCTTTTTGCCGCCGATGAAAAGACGGCAGCTTACTGCAAAATGCCCTATGAATCCATTTCATGGGTCAAGGCAGACGAGGATGCCGTCTATGAAAGGGAACTCTTCTACCAGGCAGAAGACCTTGTGCCCGTCGTTGCCTGTCCGCCCCATGTCGACAACATCCGTCCGCTTTCTGAAGTCGAAGGGGTGAAGGTCGATCAGGTTTGCCTCGGTTCCTGTACGAACGGAAGGCTGGAGGACCTCGAAGAAGCGGCAAAGATCCTGAAGGGACGCCATATAGCAGAAGACCTTAAATTCATCGTGGCGCCGGCTTCCGCCTCCATTATGGAAGAAGCCGTAAAGCGCGGCTGGATCCAGACCTTCGTCGAGGCAGGCGCTCTTGTGACGCCTCCGTACTGCTCCTTCTGCGAAGGACGCACGATGGCCCTCATGGGGGACGGGGAAGTGATGCTCGGCACGAACAACAGGAATTTCCTGGGGCGCTTCGGCTCTGCGAAAGCAAAAGCCTACCTTGCTTCTCCTGCCGTGGCCGCGGCGACAGCCGTCAAAGGCGTCATCACCGATCCGGCCCATTTGTAA